The Kwoniella bestiolae CBS 10118 chromosome 5, complete sequence genomic interval GAAACTACATGCTCTCCTGACTCTCTCGGAATTAGCGCAAGTTTCTCCAGCAATACCAAGCGATTCAAGGGCGAACATCGTAGCGTACGTGAAACAGATACCCCTAAGTTGATATCCGCCATCATCAGCTCTACAAGTTCCCTACGAGTTACACATGGAGGGTCCGTAGCTTACCATGAGCCGTACCATGATCCATCAGGTCTCTGCACATCATGTATGTACTTGATAGCTTTGTCCACAGTGATCCTATTTGGTTGAGCATCATGAGTGTACATTCGAAACTGAACGTAAATCATCAATACTCACTGTATATCCTGTGTCCGATAGGTGGGATCAAGTTTACCGAAATGTTTCAACGCAGAAAGAGCCGAGGTGGTACACCTGTTACAAGGGATTAGCTCTTTTGAAAGGATCCACTTGAAGTACAAAGACTCACTCAGGGTACTCATAATCCACCATAATATTACCTAAAGTAAGAACCGCGTGTCAgcctccctttcctcctttctacTCTAGATATTTGAGTGGACCCACCAAACACCTCAGCAGCATTCAGATACTCCATCTTGGTACTTCCCCTCTGAAGCTCGTAGCTGGCGAATCCACCAGAAGGATTCTGCATAGACAGGATCGTATCTATCGCATCCCTCATTCTTCCCAGATCAAGAGTTTTTGGAGCGTAGGAGAGTGATTGTATGGCAATAACCGCTTTTAGACCTTCGGAGACACAGTCGCTCACCTGAGGTAGCGAGATTAGCATTACTCCTTGCAATCCAATTTTGAATGAACTAAAAAAGGACAAAATCCCAACAAGGACAGAAGAATACCGGGGAAGGAGAGTATTCACAACATAGCTCTGTTCAGGCGTACTGAAAGCCCAAGCTCCTTTGGTCCTGTGCCTAAAATTCTCATGGTACCATTTCGGATCCTGTCTGATCTGAGCCTTATCCAACCAATCTAACATCTTCAATGTCGACTTCTTGAACTCTGGCTCGTCCGCCAGGGAAGTCTCCACCAAAGCTTGAGCCATAAATGACAGATCCCAAAGTTGACTACCGTTCgtacccatcatcatcaatccgCCTTTACTCAACCAAAGAAAATCGTCCACGCGAGACAAGTGAGCTTTGAATGCGTGAGAATCAGGACCTTCTTTCGCGTATCGGCAAACCATGTTGAATGCTTTGGAGACTGGTCCGATAGTTTGATAGCCTGTATTCTCATCTTCGTACCTGACCAGCTCATATACACGCTTGACAGCGTGTCTTCGGAGTGGTAGACAAGATGAAAATCCTGGGAGTTCGGGCATGGCTTCATAGTAAGATAGAAGACCATGAGCGAGATCGAGCAcagggtgatgaggagagtaGACGTCATAAGGACTAATGTTTGTTCGTTGTGCTGACCATTTGATGGATTCGTACGGTTGAGTGTAAATTTCCTACAGCATTCCAGTTAGCTTGAGAGGTCTTGCTCAAAAGGTATCAGGCTAGCTTACTTGACGTAAGGTGAAGACAAGCGGTGTGAACGGACCAACAAATCGAGTTCCGTAAAGATAACTCATGGGAGTGACTGAGAGTGTGTAGAGCGAGCATGTCAATATCGTTCATGTCGGTTTTTGAATCAGATCACTAACAGGTTTGTCTGACATGGATCCACTGTGCAAGTGGTTgttatcagcttgagcatgAATTGCCTTTCCAAGATGCAACCAACTTACCCATCTCCAAGGGGCAAATGGCACCCAATCGGGTAACAACCTAATCGCACATGTCTTTTTAACCACGTTCCATGAGGAAATAGTGGAGATCAACAGAGACAGACCGGATATAACTCACCATAATTCAGGTGTTATACTTCCCACACCTTCCCATTCATAAACCCCTAAGACGCTCAACCAGACTTTCCCCCAAGTAGGTATACCTGTTGCTCCGCCTGGAGATTCCCAATTCTGATCAGCTCAGCTTAGTAAATGGGCAGTAAGGGGAGCTAAACGTACCCATCTCATGTATCAAAGCTCTAATCTCAGTCATCGGCCCCTCATCAGGACCCATACCCAGTATACGTAGTGCAACGTAATTCATAACTGTTCCAAAAACCGTCGGAGGCGCTGCTGTATGTCTGGTCgctcatatcagcttgggcCATGATCACGGGCAGCATGCTTCGCTGGGAGACAGAGGAGGAACACTTACAATCCCCAacccccctccttcctcctcttatTCAAGATATACCTCTTCAGTTCCGTCTCCTGTTCAGGCAATAGTTTCTGACCGCAGACGTTCATAGCTATCACCAGTCcggggatgaggaagagtggGCCTATATGGAATATATGAAGAACATCAGCATTCATCACCTTGGTGAATGTCCCTCTGATGATCGGTCGATAGACCAGTATAGTCGCACTCACCCCCGTACTCAGTTGAGAAATGCCCATCATGGCTCTGCAACTGCTTATAGAACTTGTACCCGTTACGCGCAGCTTCGAGAGGTGTGGTCGCTTCAGGCAGCTCTGGTGATCCCTACAAATCACATCACATTGCACACATAAGCAATCAATCCATGCCGGCTTTACTGCATCTCAAGGGATGATCTACATTTCACTAAGTCAAAGACTGAGTGAAGATACCAAGATCGATCTCAACTGACAGtttccaatcccaaccaGTACTTCTCCGTAACATCCTGAGGCCATTCCTCCCTCTGTTTCTCGTCCCTCAGGTAGACCCATTTCTGCTGTCCATGTGAATCTTCGCCTACTTTCAATCTCCAGCCTTTCAGGTCGGTCGAGGGGAATTCAAAGTCCATTTCTTGGTGTTTGTTTAAAAGAACGTGTTAGATCTCGAAAAAGAGGTGCAGGTGATTGTGGTAATTTAGATAGATATGATCTGACAGAGAGTGAAAGAGGTGCGTGGGGGGGGTCGAAGAGGGGACTATGCTATCTCTGTATGGATAGCTGTGGGTTTGAGAGTGCCGCCCAGAGTTGAGTTGGTAAGATAAGAGAATCATCAAGATGGTACGAGCGAGCCACCGTTCAGTCTCACTATTCGGTTAAGATATGACCGTGCAAAAGTCAAGAGTGAGATCATCGTCCCACTGCCCACTGCCCTATGATTCCGACGGAAACATCATGTCCTATTCTTTGGTCACATCGCTCAACAAAGTTCATCTTGTTTGATTGCAACACAAGCACGATCCAACATGGTTTACCTCAGCCCGCTAAGGCTTCAGACGTATACGCTGCATAAGATGACATTTATAGCTACAACTTCGCGCCGCTAGGGTTCTCGCTCATCTCCTCAATTCACATGgcattcttcatctccctcagtTTACCCATTATCTTGACAGGATCAGATTCACCCGTGGCCTTTCTGTAACGACAACCAAGCCAACAATCAGTTTATGTCTTTCAAGTCACAGTGATTTCTATTCTAGTGAACATATGAGAGACTCACTTGACTTCGGGTCTATCAAGTCTCATAAACACGTTCcaccccttctcatcccctaTCGTCGATTTACCAGTCGTACAATTATCGTTCTCAGCTTTCTTCAACAGTCTACCACGGATCATATCTGAcgtgtcagctgatatccaCCATTATAAATCAGATGTCAGCTTACCCTTTCAAAGCTTCATTTTCAGGTTCGACGGTCAATCCGAATTTGGCACTTCCCTTAGTATACTCATGACCGTCGAATACCAAAGTATCTTCAGGTAACGTTGATAGTTTCGTAAGAGCAGCGTGCATTTCTTCAGGTGTACCTGTGATTGCAGGTCAGCTAGAACAGGACACTTGTTCATAATCCATCAGTAGATCAGTACCTTCAAAGAATCGTCCACATCCAGCCAAGAACAGCGTGTCTCTGGACAATTTTaatcaacatatcagctttggatGAGAAAAGTCATGGTGGAAGCTGATCTCACCCTGTGAAGACACCTTTCTCGCCAGTCTTCTTATCTTCTACGTAGAAACAGATCGAATCCTGAGTATGGCATGGGGTGTGATAACATCTATGGTGATTATCAGC includes:
- a CDS encoding hydroxyacylglutathione hydrolase, which gives rise to MSFLIRNTGKVYRISTRQFSTTPVTKMRVIPIQARSDNWMYLLIDSSKQAAVVDPYDATKISNAAKEHGVEVTSLITTHHHDDHSGGNTKFLSLHPGLKAYGGSKQSPGTNVIVKEGDTFKIGQDIDVKCYHTPCHTQDSICFYVEDKKTGEKGVFTGDTLFLAGCGRFFEGTPEEMHAALTKLSTLPEDTLVFDGHEYTKGSAKFGLTVEPENEALKGLLKKAENDNCTTGKSTIGDEKGWNVFMRLDRPEVKKATGESDPVKIMGKLREMKNAM